Genomic window (Saccharothrix australiensis):
TCGCCGTGTCGGCGATGTTCCAGACGGCCAGCACCTTCACCCGGCCGGTGCGACCGCCCAGGCTCACGTTGTGCTTGACCGACGAGCCGGGCAGGCGACCGCGGTCGTTGAACTCCGCGATCTTGCTGCCGCCGACGAAGTACTGCCACGTGCTGGTGGCGTGGCGGACGGTGATGGTCCAGTTGAACGGCACCGTGTCGCCCACCGACGTGGCGGGCCACGCCTTGCTGTCGTTGCTGAGCGGCGCCCAGCGGCTGTCCCCGGCGTGGCAGTTCTGCTGGCCCTTCGGGCCTTCCACGCTCTGCGGTTCGTAGATGATGTCACCGCAGCCGGAGACGCGACCCGAGGCGCACATCGCCTGCCGACTGGGCGGCGAGGAGACGTAGCCGTGCGCGCTCGCCGATCCCGCCGACACGACGACGATGAACGGTGCGATGCCCACGCCGGCGAGAACCGCCGCGAGCTTGCGTTTCAGGCTCATTGTCCAGCTCCTTCGGAGGAAACCCCGAGGGGCTTCCCTGGGCAGGGTCCGATCCGCGGCGGCCGGGCGCACGCCGGTCGTGACCGCCCGCAGGGAGGCGGGCACGCACGGCAATGTGGTCTAGACCATAATCGTGAAGGCCGGCCGGGTCAAGGAGGCGGACCGGCGGTCCGGCCCGCCGCGACGCGGTGCGGCGCGGCCGGCGACCGCCGAACGGCCCCGCGCCGGCGCGACCGGACGGCCCCGCGCGGACGGCCCCGCACGGCCGGTTCCGCACGGACGGCCCCGCACGGCCGGCCCCGCACCGCCGGTTCCGCACGGCCGGTTCCGCACGCGCCGCTCGCGGCAGCGCCGCACGCGCGGAGCCGCCGGGGCGGTGCGCGCCGATCCCGGCGGGCACCGCCCCGGTCGTGCTCGGCGGGTGGCGGGCACCGCGCCGGTGGGCGTCAGCAGGTCAGGTTGTTGCCGGGCGAGACGCCCAGCAGACCCGCGAACCGCTGGTAGGCGTTGACGCGGCTCTGCACCTGAGCGGGGTTGCGGCCGTCGCACTCCAGCGCGCCGTTGATGCTGCGGATCGTCTGGCCGAAACCGTGGCCGTTGACCATCGCGTTGTGCGGGGTCATGGTGCCGGGCCCGTTCTGGGTGTTCCAGTACCAGAGGCCGGTCTGCCAGGCGACCGCCGGGTCGTTCTGCACCAGGTACGGGTTGGTCAGCAGCGGCAGGCCCAGCGCGTCGCCGGCCGCCTTGTAGTTGAAGTTCCAGCTGAGCTGGATCGGGCCGCGACCGTAGTACGCCGCCTGCCCCGCCGGGCAGCCGTAGGGCTGGGACTTGTCGCAGTAGTGCGGGTAGTTGGCCTGGTTCTGCTCCACGATGTGCACCAGGCCGCCGGTCTCGTGGTTGACGTTGGCCAGGAAGGCCGCCGCCTCCTGCCGCTTCACGGTGTCGCTGCCGGTGTTCGCGAAAGCCGGGTAGGAGCGGAGCGCCGCCGTCAGGCCGGCGTAGGTGTAGAACGGGTTCCGGTTCGGGAACATCTGCTGGAAGACGGCCTCGGAGACGACGAAACCACCGGGCTGGGGCGGGTTCGTGGTGGTCGGCCCGCCGTCGCACTTGGTGTACGGGTCCCAGTACCAGGTGGAGATCACCGGGTCGTAGCCGGGGTTGTCGTGCTCGGCGACGTAGTACTTGCCGTCGGTGTACCGGACGATGCTGCCCGCGGCGTAGAACTGCCCGGCCACCCAGGCCGGGTGGTTGCACGACGTGGGCGGTGGCGTCGTGGAGCCGCCGCAGGCGCCCTGGTCGGCCCAGACCGGCGCCGAGCCCGGCGTCTCGTTCTGGGTCCACCACTTCGCCGACCAGTTGTGACCGTTGTGGGACGCCGTCGCGCCGCCGGTGTAGGCGGTGGACGGGCTCCAGGCGGTCGCACAGGTGGCGGCGGTGGCCGTGGTCGTGGCCACCGCGACGGTCAGCGCCGCCCCGACCACGATGGTGGCGATCGCCGCCACCACGCGGATTCTGGACACGTGGTCCCCCTCTTCCTTGAGGTCGTCGGATGTGACGCCGGCCACTCAACCCGAGTGGTCTGGACCAGGTCAAGGGTGGTTGACACGGTCTGCCCGGACATGCAGCGCCGCGCGCGGTAAAGGCATCGCCGCTGGTCGAAGGGGCAACGACGCTGCATCCACGGGCACCGCCCGCCGCCGCGCCGCTGCGGAATTTCCTCCGACGTCAACGTTTTCGCCCGATGCCGGGGTCCCGTCACGTCGCGATCCCCGCCGGGGCAGTGCTTTTCGCCGTCGGCGGGGAGCCCGCCGACGGCGGCGCGATCACGCCGTGTGCTCGACCAGCCGCTCGATCACCAGGTCCCACACGCCCCTCGGCAGTTCGTGCCCGGTGTCCGGCAGCACCACCAGGGTCGCGTCGGGGATCTCCGCCGCCGGCGCTTCCCCGTGCCCCGGCGGGACCAGCGGGTCGGCGTCGCCGTGCAGGACCAGCGTCCGCGCCCGCACCTCGCCCAGCCGGTGCCGCCACGGCCCGTCGCCGCCCAGCCGCGTGTGGTTGGCGGCGGACGCCGGGTGGGGCGAGCGGTCGAACACCCGCCCGGCCGGCGCGCGGGCCGCGTCCTCGTCGACCGGGCGCGGTCCCCGGAACGGGCGCTCGGCCGCGACCAGGTGCTCGACCACCGACTCGCGCGACGACCAGTCCGGCTCCGGTGTGCCGCCCGCCGCGAAGTGCGCCACCGGGGACGGCGCCACGGGCGGGAGGTCCGGGTGGCCGGGCCCCGTCGGGCCGGCGGCGACCAGGGTCAGCGTGAGCACGCGCTCCGGGTGCTCCAGGGCGATCAACTGCCCGATGCCGCCGCCCATCGACAGGCCGACCACGTGGGCCCGCGCGACGCCCAGCGCGTCCAGCACGCCGACCGCGTCCGCGACGAGGTCCTCGAACGCGTAACCGGGTTCGCCCGGCGGGTAGGCGGTGGACCGCCCGGTGTCGCGGTGGTCGTAGCGGATCACGTGCCGCCCGTGCGCCGCCGGCCGCGCGCAGAAGTCGTCCTCCCACAGGAGCATCGACCCGGTCGCGCCCATGACCAGCAGCACGGCCGGGTCGTCCGGCGACCCGAAGGTCTCCGCGCACAGGTCGATCCCGTTGACGCTCAGCATCCGTTCCGTCACATCGCCACGGTAGCCTCGGCGACCAGTTCGACCTGGCGGAACCGGTCCTCGGTGAACGGCATCGCGACGATCCGGTCCGCGCCCGCGTCGGCGAGGGCGGCGAACCGCTCGGCGGCCTGCGCGACCGACCCGGTGACGACCACCTCGCGGGCCACGTCCTCGGGCAGCCCGTAGTCGGTCATCCCCCGGACGCGCCCGTCGACCACCGACGCGGGCACGTCGCCGAGCGCCACGCTCACGCCGACCGTCACGCCCGGCGCGGGTCGGCCGTGCGCGGCGGCCAACTCCGCCAGCCGCCGCACACCCGACGCGACGGACCGCCGCGGCACGAACGCCGGGTACCAGTGGTCGCCGAACCTGGCGGCGCGGCGCAGCGCGGCGGCCGTGCCGCCGCCGACGAGCACCGGCGGCATGGTCGCGCCGGGCCGCAGCGCGACCGGTTCGCCGTGCAGTTCGACGGGTTCGCCGCGGACCAGCCGGGGCAGTACCTCCAACGCGGCGTCGGTGCGCGCGCCGCGCTCGGCGAACGGCACGCCCACCGCGTGCCACGCGGCCTCGCCGTGCGCCTCGCCGCCGCTGCCCACGCCGAGCAGCACGCGGTCGCCGGAGAGGTGTTGCAGGGTCGCGATCTGCTTGGCCGCCCACGCCGGCCCGCGCAACGCCGGCACCAGCACGCCGAACCCGAGCTTGATCCGGGTCGTGACGGCGGCGACCGTCGCGTGCACCAGCGTGGCGTCCAGGAACGGGTTCACGGGGATCAGATGGTCGCCGTGCCACAGCGACTCCAGCCCGAGGCCCTCGGCGTGCTGGGCGTGGGCGACGAGGTCCGCGCCGTGGCCGGGCAGCGTGACACCGACGTCCATCAGCGCACCTCCAACAGCGTCTTGCCGACGGTGCCGCGGGATTCGATGGCGGCGTGCGCGTCGGCCGCGCGCTCCAGCGGGAACCGCTGCCCGACGACCGGCCGCAGCACGCCCTCGGCGGCTTGGCGCAGCGCGGTGGCGACCAGTTCCCGCAGCTGTTCCGGCGTCGGCCGGGAACCGCGCACCAGCGTCACACCCCGCTCGGCGGCCCGCGCCGGGTCGACGTCGGCCCACTCGCCGCCGGCGAGGCCGTAGCTGAGCATCCGGCCGCCGGGTGCGAGCAGCTCGAACGCCGAGCGGGCCGTCGCGCCGCCGACGCCGTCGAAGAGCACGTCCACCGGCTCGACCCGCGTCGGCCAGTCGGCGGCGAGGTAGTCGACCACCTCGTCCGCGCCCAGCTCGCGCACGACGTCTCCCTTGCGCGCGCCGCCCGCCGCGCCGACCACGACCGCGCCACCGGCCTTCGCCGCCTGCACGAGCAGCGTGCCGACGCCGCCCGCCGCCGCGAGCACCAGCACCCGCCGGCCCGCCACCGGGCCGACCGCGCGGAGGTTGAGCAGCGCCGTCCGGCCGTCGGCCAGCAGCGCGACCGCCGCGTCCAGCGGCACCCCGTCCGGCACGACGACGGCGCCCGCCGCGTCCACCGCCGCCCGCTCGGCGTAGCCGCCCTGCCCGCCGGTCGACGCGACGACCGGCCGGCCGAGCAGCCCCGGGTCCGCTCCGGGTCCGACGCGCGTCACGACGCCGCCCACGCCGTTGCCGAGGATCGCGGGCGGTCGCGCGGTGAACGGCCCCTGCCCGCTGCGCCGGTACTGCGTCTCGACGAAGGTGGTGTTGGCGTAGGCCACCTCCACCAGCACCTGCCCCGGCCCGGCCTCGGGCTCCGGCGCGTCACCCGCCACCAGCACCTCGGGACCGCCGAACCCCGTCAACCACACCGCGCGCATCCGTTCCCCCCTGGGGCCGTTCCGACTGTGGGGGTCAGCCTGGTACCTCCAGCAAGCTGGAGGTCAACACCGCGGGCCCACCGGGTCGGTCAGGCCGCGCCGCCCGCGGCCTTGAGGACGTCGAGGAACTCCGCCGCGCCGCCGTCGATGAAGTTGTGCGTCGCGTCGAGGTCGCGCACCCGCCACGTCGGGTCGTCCCGGAACCTGTCGCGGAACCGCGTGAACGGGCTGTTCGGCATGTTCTTCGCGTACAGGTACCAGCGATCGGTGATCTTGTCGACGGCGCCGGTCAACCGCGCCCGCTGGAGCAGCGACGCCAGCGGGTGGGCGAAGGCGCGGGGATCGAAGACCGGCAGCGGCGCGACCGTGCGGCCGTCCGCCGCCGCGCCGGTGATGTACCACTCGCGGAGCGGGCCGTTGACCAGGTCCCACACCGACTGGTCGTGCGCGGGCACCACCGCGTCGACGTAGACGAGGGCCTTCACCTTCTCCGGCGCGCGGTCCGCGACGGTGGTGATCACCATGCCGCCGTAGCTGTGCCCGGCCAGGACCACCTCGTCCAGGTCCGCCACCAGCTCCAGCACCTGCTCGGTGTGCTCCTCCAGGTTCCCGTCCCGGCTCAGGGTCGGCGCGTGCACCTCGTGGCCGAGGTCGCGCAGCTCGGTGGTGATCGGGTCGTAGTACCAGCCGCCGTGGCAGGCGCCGGGGATCAGCACGTAGGTCGTCATGGGCCCGACACTAGGGACGCTTTAGGACATAGGATGTCCGTGATGAACATGCCCGCGCGGATGTTGCGACTCTTGTCACTCCTCCAGGGCCGGCGCGGGTGGACCGGCGCGGAGCTGGCCGGCCGGCTCGGCGTGACCGACCGGACGGTGCGGCGCGACATCGACCGGCTGCGGGAGCTGGGCTACCCCGTCGAGGGCACGACGGGCACGGCGGGCGGCTACCGGCTGGCGTCCGGGCGGGACCTGCCGCCGCTGCTGCTCGACGACGACGAGGCGGTGGCCGTCGCCGTGGGGCTGCGCACCGCCGCCGGCGTCGACGGCATCGAGGACAGCGCGGTCCGGGCGCTGGCCAAGGTCGAGCAGGTGCTGCCGGACCGGCTGCGGCGGCGGATCAGGGCGGTCGGCGCGGCCATCGCCCGGATACCGCTGGGCGACGGCCCGGTGTCCGACCCGGCGGCGCTGGGCGTGCTGGCGGCGGCGTGCCGGGACCGGGAGGTGGTGCGGTTCGCGCACCGCGGCGTCGAGCGGAAGGTCGAGCCCGTCAAGCTCGTCACCGCGGTGCGCCGGTGGTACCTGCTCGCCTACGACCCGGCCAAGCGGGACTGGCGGACGTTCCGCGTCGACCGGATGGGCACGCCCACGCCGACCGGCCACCGGTTCCCGGCGCGTCGGCCACCCGAGGAGCCGGCCGCCTTCGTGGCGCGCGCGCTGACCACCGCGCCCTGCCGGTACGCGGCGACCGCGCTGGTGCGGGCGCCCGCCGACGTCGTCGCGGCCCGGCTCGTGGTGGCGCTGCCGGGCAAGGTGGTACCGGTGACCGCCCGCACGTGCCGCGTCCACCTGCGCGCGAACGCCATCGAGCCCATCGCCGCCGACCTGCTGCTGATCGGCGCCGACTACGCGCTCGACGCGCCGGACGACGTGCGCGCGGCGCTGGCCGCGTGCGCCCGGCGGCTCACCGGTACGCGTCCTGACCCGCCGGCCGCACCAGGATCTCGTTGACGTCCACAGTGGACGGCTGGGACACCGCGTACAGCACGGCCCGCGCGACGTCGGCGGGCGCGAGCTTCGGGTCGCCCAGCCGGGACGCCGGGATGCCGCCGGTGTCGGTCAGGCCGGGCTGCACGAGCGTCACCCGGACGCCCGTGCCGACGCACTCGGCGCGGATCGCCTGCGCCAGCCCGGTGACCGCCCACTTGGTCGCGGCGTACAGGTTGCCCGGCCGCACGCCGCGCCCGGCCGCCGACCCGGTCAGCACCAGGTGGCCGCCGCTGCGGATCAGCGCGGGCAGCGCGGCCCGCGCCGTGAACGCCGGGCCGCACACGTTGGTCAGCACCATGTCGCTCCACTGCGACGGCGGCGCGCCCTGCGAGGACGTGAACGAGGTGACGACGCTGGTGCCCGCGTTCGCGAACACCACGTCCAGCCGGCCCCACTCCTCCTCGACCCGGCCCACCAGCGCGGCGAGCTGCTCCCACGCCCGCACGTCGCAGGACGCCACCCAGACCCGGTCCGGACCGCCCAGCCGCGCGGCCCGTTCGGCCAGCTCCCCGATGTCCCGCGCGGTCAGCACCAGCCGGTAGCCCGCCTCGGCCGCGAGCTGCGCGGTGGCCAGCCCGATGCCGCGGGAGGCCCCGGTGATGAGGAATACCCCTTCGCCCATGTCGGCAGGCTACTGCCGGATCGATCACGCCACCGCGCTGCACCGGTCGGCGGCACGGCGGAGGGCCCGACGGCGCAGGCGCGACGGCCGGGAGCGGGGACGACGCGCGACCACCCGCCCGACCGCGCGCCCGGCCGTTCGCCCGACCCGCCGGGCCGGCGCTCCGACCCGGCGTGACCGGGCGGCCTGCTCGACCACCCCCGCCACGCCGCGCCCGGCCACCCGAGCGCGCCACGCGCCCGCCCCCGCCACGCCGCCTGTCCGACCTCGCGGACCGGCCGTCGCTCGGCGGCACGCCCGACGGCCGCTCGTCCGCGCGGCCCGGCCGTCCGCCGGACCACACGTGAGGCCGCCACACGTCCGCCGGGGCGCTGCTCCCCTCTCAGGTCCGGCGGGGGAGAATCGGGAAAAACACCACGCGGTGTGTATCCGGCGGGACTGCGCGTGGTCTTCTTCAAGGGAACATTCGGGGGAATGGGAGGCTCGGGATGACCGAGCTGCTGCACTTGCACGCCGAGCGGCGGGGCGTGCGGCCGCCCCTGCGGGGGTCGCGGGAGATCCAGGGCAACGTGCTGGCCGCGTTCAACAAGGACTACCAGCAGTTCCGGTTCGTGCGGTTCACCGACGCGCGGCTGGGGCGTACGTGGCTCGCCGCCATGCTGGGCCACGTCTCGGTCACCGCGGACGTGGAGGACTTCAACGAGGCGTTCTCGCTGGGCCGCGCCCTGTTCGGCGGCGACCCGCGGAGCCTGCGGGCCACCTGGACCAACCTGTCGCTGACGCCGGCGGGCCTGCTCCGGCTGGCCGTGAACCCCGAGGCCGTCGAACGCGACCTGCGGGCGCGCGACCCGGAGCTGGTCGAGGGTGCCGAGGCGCGGGCCGCGTTCACCGGGGACGACCCGGAGGAGTGGCGGTTCGGCCGGGACGACGCGCCGGTCCACGCCGTGGTCACGGTCGCCTCGGACACCGGCGAGCGGCTCCAGGCCCTCGACGCGCTGCTCGACCTGCTGGACGACCTGCTGGGCGTGGTCAAGGTGCACGTGGAGAACGCGGGCACGCTGCCCGGCGAGCACCGCGGCCGGGAGCACTTCGGGTACAAGGACGGCATCTCGCAGCCGGGGGTGCGGGACTTCCACGAGGAGGACCCGAATCGTCCGGGGCACCGGCTGGGGCACGCGGGCGCGCTGCTGGTCGCGCCGGGCGAGTTCGTGTTCGGCTACGACACCGAGCGCGGCGACGAGGGCGACCGGACGGCGCGGTGGTTGCGGGACGGGTCGATCCAGGTCGTCCGGCGGCTGACGCAGGACGTGCGGGGCTGGCGGCGGGCGGTCGAGGAGCACGCCGCGGCGCTGGGCACCACCGCCGAGGAGGCGGGCGCGCTGCTGATCGGGCGGCACCGCGACGGCCGCCCGCTGGCCTCGCCCGCCGCGGGCGCGCCGGGCCTCGGGCCGGACCGCAACGACTTCGACTACGCCGACGACCCGCGTGGCGCGAGCACGCCGTGCGCGGCGCACATCCGCAAGACCAACCCGCGCTCGTTCACCTTCCGCGACCCGCGCCAGCGGCGCATCCTGCGGCGCGGCGTCCCGTTCGGGCCGCCGTACGACGCGGACCCGCGCGCCGAGCGCGGGCTGGTGTTCGTCGCCCACTGCACGTCGATCAAGGAGCAGTTCGAGTTCCAGCAGCGGGTCTGGGCGGGCAACCCGGACTTCGCGGGCGGCGAGGACGGCGCGCCCACCGGCACCGACCCGGTGATCGGCGGCGCCGGCGAGGCCCGGTTCGAGACGCCGGAGGCCGCCGCGACCCTGACGTTCCACCGGTTCGTCCGCACGACGGGCGCGCTGTACGCCCTCGTCCCGTCGATCAGCACGCTCCGGCTGCTGGCGGCGGGTCGGGAGCTGCCCCGGTAGGGGCGCGCGGGGGGCCGGCCGTGGCCGCCGTCCACGACCGGCCCCCAAGCGCACCTCCCGCGCTCCCCCGCGCTCCCCCCGCTCCCCCCGCTTCCCGCGCTCCCCCCGCGCCCGGCGCGGTACCGCCGCAAGGGCACGCCCCACACGGCACCGCACGAGGCACGCCCCGTACGGCACCGCGCGAGGCACGGCTCGTGCGGCAACCGTCACAAGGCACGCCTCGTGCGGCACGGCCTGGACACGACTCCTCGACGGCCGCGCGTCCACCGACCCGACCGGCCATCCGCGCCGACCCCGTCGCGGCCGGTCGGTTGGCCCCGAGCCGCCGACCACCCGGCGGACTACCCTCGGTCGTCCAGGGCCGTGGAGGAGTCGACGTGGCAGCGCGGCAGGTCACGCTGGCCGAGGTGGCCGAGCACGCGGGCGTCTCGCTCGCGACGGCCTCCCGCGTGCTCAACGGCAGCACCCGCCAGGTCGGCGACGAGCTGCGCGACCGCGTCCGGGGCGCGGCGGACGACCTCGGCTACCTCCCGAACGCCTCGGCCCAGGCGCTGGCCCGCAACAGCAGCGTCCTGGTCGGCCTGGTGGTCCACGACATCGCCGACCCGTACTTCTCGGGCATCGCCGCCGGCGTGACCCGCGTCGCCGAGCAGGCCGGCCTGGTCGTCGCGCTCGGCACCACCGGCCGTGACGCCGACCGCGAGGTGCACCTGGTCACGGCGTTGCGGGCGCACCGGCCGCGGGCGCTGGTGGTCGCGGGCAGCCGCACCACCGACCGGCACGCCGTGGGCAGGCTCGCCGCCGAACTCGCCGCGTTCGCCGACCAGGGCGGCCGGGTCGCGTGCGTCTCGCAGGCCAGGCTGGGCGTCGACGCGGTGGTGCCCGCGAACCGGGGCGGCGCGCGGGCGTTGGCGCGGGAGCTGGTCGGGCTGGGGCACCGCCGGTTCGCCGTGCTCGCCGGGCCGCCGGACCTGGTCGTGGCGCGCGACCGCGTGGCCGGGTTCCGGGCGGGTCTCGCCGACGCGGGCGTCGGCGGGCCGACCGCGCTGCACTGCGCGTTCAGCCGGGACGGCGGGTACGCGGCGGTGGCCGACCTGCTCGCCGCGCGGACCGGCGCGACCTGCGTGTTCGCCGTGAACGACGTGATGGCGGCGGGCGCGGTGGCGGCGCTGCGGCACCGCGGCGTGCGGGTGCCCGAGGACGTGTCCGTCGCGGGGTTCGACGACATCCCGACCATGCGCGACCTGGTGCCCGGCCTGAGCACGGTCCGGCTGCCGCTGGAGGAGATGGGCGAACGGGCCGCGCGGCTGGTGCTGGACGACGCCTGCGGCCCACCGCGCACGGTCCGCGTGGCGGGCGAGGTGGTGCTGCGCGCGAGCACGTCGTCACCCACCGGATCCGGACTGCGCTGACCGGCGTCGACTCTCTAAACTGGACGAGCAGACCGACCACCCCCGTCGAGGAGTGATCCCTCCCGTGCGCGACGCGCAATCGCCTGGTCGCAGTACCGAGCCGGGTCCGACACCCGGCTACCCGCAAGGTCCGCACGTCCCGGCGCCCACCGGGGGTGCCCGGTGAACGGGGTCCTGGTCAGCGTGCTCGGCCTGGTCGCCGTCGTGGCGCTGACCATCGGCACGTTCATCGCGGTCGCCGCCGAGTTCTCCCTGACCGCGCTGGAGCGCAGCACGGTCGAGTCGCACCTCGCCACCGTCGGCGACGCGAAGGCGCGCACGGTGGACAAGGCGCACCGCTCGCTGTCGTTCCAGCTCTCCGGCGCGCAGCTGGCGATCACCTTCACCACGCTCATCACCGGCTACATCGCCGAACCGGCCATCGCCCGGCTGGTGTCGCCCGCGCTGACCGCCGTCGGCCTGCCGGAAGCGGTGGCGGCACCGGTCTCGCTGGTCGTCGCGCTGGCCCTGGCGACCGCGCTGTCGATGGTGTTCGGCGAGCTGGTGCCGAAGAACCTCGCGATCGCCAAGCCGCTGGAGACGGCGCGGGCCGTCGCGGGCGTCCAGGCCGGGTTCTCCGCCGTGTTCCGCTGGCTGATCACCGGCCTCAACGGCGCGGCGAACGGGCTGGTGCGGGGGCTGGGCGTGGAGCCGGCCGACGAGCTGGCGTCGGCGCGCTCGCCGCAGGAGCTGGGCGCGCTGATCCGCTCCAGCGCCGAGCACGGCACGATCGACCCCGGCACGGCGACGCTGCTGGACCGCTCGCTGCGGTTCGGCGACCGCACCGCCGACGAGCTGATGACGCCGCGCGTGCGGGTCGAGTCGCTGCGCGCCGACGCGACCGTGCTGGACCTGCTGGCCAAGGCGCGGGAGACGGGCTTCTCCCGGTTCCCGGTCTACCACGGCGACCTGGACGAGGTGCGCGGCATGGTGCACGTGAAGCAGGCGTTCAGCGTGCCGCGCGCGCAGCGCGCCACGACGCCGGTGTCGGCGCTGACCAGGCCGGTGCAGACGGTGCCGGAGACGCTGTCCGGCGACGCCCTGCTGGACCGGCTGCGCGCGTCGGGGCTCCAGACGGCGCTGGTGGTGGACGAGTACGGCGGCACCGCCGGCCTGGTCACGCTGGAGGACCTGGTCGAGGAGATCGTCGGCGACGTGCGCGACGAGCACGACCGCCGGGAGGGCGCGCCGGTCCGGGCGCTGGGCCGCGACAGCTGGCTGATGTCCGGCCTGCTGCGCGACGACGAGGTGTTCGAGGCGACCGGTTTCCGGATGCCGTCCGGCGACTACGAGACGCTGGCCGGCCTGGTCCTGGCGCACCTGGGCCGCATACCGGACGTGGCGGACGAGATCCGCGTCGACGGCTGGCGGATCACCGTGGTGTCGATGGACCGGCACCGGGTGGCCGAGCTGCGCGTCGAGTCGCCGACGGAGGTGGCGCGGTGATCGTCCTGGTGGTCTTCCTGCTGCTGGCGGGCAACGCGTTCTTCGTCGGCGCGGAGTTCGCGATCATCACGGCGCGCCGCGACCGGCTGGAGGCGCTGGCCGACGCGGGCAGCTCGCGGGCCAGGGTGGTGATCCGGGCGGGCCGGGAGCTGCCGCTGCTGATCGCGGGCGCGCAGCTGGGCATCACGCTGTGCTCGCTGGGGCTGGGCGCGCTGGGCGAACCGGCCGTGGCGGCGCTGCTGGAGGGCCCGTTCGGCGCGCTCGGGCTGCCGGAGGCGGTGCGGCACGGGGTGGCGTTCGCGCTGGCGCTGGTCATCGTCGTGGCGCTGCACACCGTGCTGGGCGAGATGGTGCCGAAGAACCTGGCGATCGCCGGTCCGGAGCGCACCGCGCTGTGGCTGGTGCCCGCGCACTACTGGTTCTGCCGCCTGGTCGCGCCGCTGCTGCGCGGGTTCACCGTGGTCGCGACGGCGGTGCTGCGGCTGGTGGGCGTGACGCCGCGCGAGGAGCTGGAGTCGGCGTACACGCGCGACGAGCTGGCGCTGCTGATCGCGCAGTCCCGGCAGGAGGGCCTGCTGGAGGACTCCGAGCACCGGCGGCTGGCGCAGGCGCTGTCGTCGGCGGAGCGCAGCGTGGCGGACGTGCTGGTGCCGCTGGAGCGGATCACGTCGGTGTCGGCGCGGCCGACGATGGGCGAGGTGGAGGCGGCCGTGTCGGCGACCGGCTTCTCCCGGTTCCCGGTGTCCGACGACGGCAGGCTGATCGGGTACCTGCACGTGAAGGACGTGCTGGACCTGGCGGACGCCGATCCGGCCACGCAGGTGCCGCGCGGGCGCGTCCGGGGGCTGCCGGAGGTGTCGGTGGACGCGCGGCTGGACGAGGCGGTGGCGGTGCTGCGGCGGGCGCAGAGCCACCTGGCG
Coding sequences:
- a CDS encoding lytic polysaccharide monooxygenase translates to MSLKRKLAAVLAGVGIAPFIVVVSAGSASAHGYVSSPPSRQAMCASGRVSGCGDIIYEPQSVEGPKGQQNCHAGDSRWAPLSNDSKAWPATSVGDTVPFNWTITVRHATSTWQYFVGGSKIAEFNDRGRLPGSSVKHNVSLGGRTGRVKVLAVWNIADTAMAFYACVDLQVGSGGPGPTTTSEPTPTTAPTTTTTRPTTTTTPPSAGEWAVGVSYSPGTQVTYGGASYRCLQAHTSLTGWEPPNVASLWQRL
- a CDS encoding glycoside hydrolase family 19 protein produces the protein MSRIRVVAAIATIVVGAALTVAVATTTATAATCATAWSPSTAYTGGATASHNGHNWSAKWWTQNETPGSAPVWADQGACGGSTTPPPTSCNHPAWVAGQFYAAGSIVRYTDGKYYVAEHDNPGYDPVISTWYWDPYTKCDGGPTTTNPPQPGGFVVSEAVFQQMFPNRNPFYTYAGLTAALRSYPAFANTGSDTVKRQEAAAFLANVNHETGGLVHIVEQNQANYPHYCDKSQPYGCPAGQAAYYGRGPIQLSWNFNYKAAGDALGLPLLTNPYLVQNDPAVAWQTGLWYWNTQNGPGTMTPHNAMVNGHGFGQTIRSINGALECDGRNPAQVQSRVNAYQRFAGLLGVSPGNNLTC
- a CDS encoding alpha/beta fold hydrolase: MTERMLSVNGIDLCAETFGSPDDPAVLLVMGATGSMLLWEDDFCARPAAHGRHVIRYDHRDTGRSTAYPPGEPGYAFEDLVADAVGVLDALGVARAHVVGLSMGGGIGQLIALEHPERVLTLTLVAAGPTGPGHPDLPPVAPSPVAHFAAGGTPEPDWSSRESVVEHLVAAERPFRGPRPVDEDAARAPAGRVFDRSPHPASAANHTRLGGDGPWRHRLGEVRARTLVLHGDADPLVPPGHGEAPAAEIPDATLVVLPDTGHELPRGVWDLVIERLVEHTA
- a CDS encoding LLM class flavin-dependent oxidoreductase, whose translation is MDVGVTLPGHGADLVAHAQHAEGLGLESLWHGDHLIPVNPFLDATLVHATVAAVTTRIKLGFGVLVPALRGPAWAAKQIATLQHLSGDRVLLGVGSGGEAHGEAAWHAVGVPFAERGARTDAALEVLPRLVRGEPVELHGEPVALRPGATMPPVLVGGGTAAALRRAARFGDHWYPAFVPRRSVASGVRRLAELAAAHGRPAPGVTVGVSVALGDVPASVVDGRVRGMTDYGLPEDVAREVVVTGSVAQAAERFAALADAGADRIVAMPFTEDRFRQVELVAEATVAM
- a CDS encoding zinc-binding dehydrogenase, encoding MRAVWLTGFGGPEVLVAGDAPEPEAGPGQVLVEVAYANTTFVETQYRRSGQGPFTARPPAILGNGVGGVVTRVGPGADPGLLGRPVVASTGGQGGYAERAAVDAAGAVVVPDGVPLDAAVALLADGRTALLNLRAVGPVAGRRVLVLAAAGGVGTLLVQAAKAGGAVVVGAAGGARKGDVVRELGADEVVDYLAADWPTRVEPVDVLFDGVGGATARSAFELLAPGGRMLSYGLAGGEWADVDPARAAERGVTLVRGSRPTPEQLRELVATALRQAAEGVLRPVVGQRFPLERAADAHAAIESRGTVGKTLLEVR
- a CDS encoding alpha/beta fold hydrolase, with product MTTYVLIPGACHGGWYYDPITTELRDLGHEVHAPTLSRDGNLEEHTEQVLELVADLDEVVLAGHSYGGMVITTVADRAPEKVKALVYVDAVVPAHDQSVWDLVNGPLREWYITGAAADGRTVAPLPVFDPRAFAHPLASLLQRARLTGAVDKITDRWYLYAKNMPNSPFTRFRDRFRDDPTWRVRDLDATHNFIDGGAAEFLDVLKAAGGAA
- a CDS encoding helix-turn-helix transcriptional regulator, with product MNMPARMLRLLSLLQGRRGWTGAELAGRLGVTDRTVRRDIDRLRELGYPVEGTTGTAGGYRLASGRDLPPLLLDDDEAVAVAVGLRTAAGVDGIEDSAVRALAKVEQVLPDRLRRRIRAVGAAIARIPLGDGPVSDPAALGVLAAACRDREVVRFAHRGVERKVEPVKLVTAVRRWYLLAYDPAKRDWRTFRVDRMGTPTPTGHRFPARRPPEEPAAFVARALTTAPCRYAATALVRAPADVVAARLVVALPGKVVPVTARTCRVHLRANAIEPIAADLLLIGADYALDAPDDVRAALAACARRLTGTRPDPPAAPGSR
- a CDS encoding SDR family oxidoreductase, which encodes MGEGVFLITGASRGIGLATAQLAAEAGYRLVLTARDIGELAERAARLGGPDRVWVASCDVRAWEQLAALVGRVEEEWGRLDVVFANAGTSVVTSFTSSQGAPPSQWSDMVLTNVCGPAFTARAALPALIRSGGHLVLTGSAAGRGVRPGNLYAATKWAVTGLAQAIRAECVGTGVRVTLVQPGLTDTGGIPASRLGDPKLAPADVARAVLYAVSQPSTVDVNEILVRPAGQDAYR